One window of the uncultured Fretibacterium sp. genome contains the following:
- a CDS encoding signal peptidase II, with amino-acid sequence MRRGRHGRGGYGTLRLTIMALSVDLVVKGAARVFLFGKTVPLVLGFRLELHLNPGVSFGLTPTLGWAVGLLGLAVLLGLTWASRGGTGRAGCGLALLWAGGLSNALERLFLGRVTDFLFVPLRRLPLVPLSGLYLNLADLWLFFGAVLLLLDLLWHTKDGGGVPSADVGKP; translated from the coding sequence ATGCGAAGGGGGAGGCATGGCAGGGGCGGATATGGGACGCTCCGTCTCACGATTATGGCTTTGTCCGTGGACCTTGTCGTCAAGGGGGCCGCGCGTGTCTTCCTGTTTGGGAAAACCGTACCCCTCGTCCTCGGCTTCCGGCTGGAGCTTCACCTCAACCCCGGCGTCTCGTTTGGGCTGACCCCCACCCTGGGCTGGGCCGTCGGCCTGTTGGGACTGGCCGTCCTGCTGGGCCTGACCTGGGCCTCGAGGGGCGGAACGGGCCGTGCAGGATGCGGATTGGCTCTGCTCTGGGCGGGCGGACTGAGCAACGCTCTCGAGCGCCTGTTCCTGGGCCGTGTGACGGATTTTCTCTTCGTCCCCCTGCGGCGTCTCCCATTGGTCCCGCTCTCCGGGCTCTACCTCAACCTTGCGGACCTGTGGCTGTTTTTTGGCGCCGTGCTGCTCCTGCTGGATCTCCTCTGGCATACAAAAGACGGAGGGGGTGTGCCCTCCGCCGACGTCGGCAAGCCGTAG
- a CDS encoding isochorismatase family protein encodes MSVPSLLVVDCQYDFIDGSLACEGAREAVDSAVAFINAWPDVAPLYSVDWHSPENRSFLPNGGIWPPHCIAGERGSRIHEKFHLEVLRAGQRPDSRTIYRKGTDDLVEEYSAFGARNDAGRTVGQDIGDDVTVCGIASEYCVRESVLDLLEAGRHVTVLADALGWVDRKKHEENLKDLEKRGAVLRWVGTNRG; translated from the coding sequence ATGTCCGTCCCATCGCTTCTGGTCGTGGATTGTCAGTACGATTTCATCGACGGCTCGCTGGCCTGCGAGGGCGCTCGCGAAGCCGTCGATTCTGCCGTTGCCTTCATCAATGCCTGGCCCGATGTGGCGCCCCTCTATTCGGTGGATTGGCACAGCCCTGAAAATCGCAGTTTTCTGCCGAACGGAGGTATCTGGCCCCCGCACTGCATCGCGGGGGAACGGGGTTCCCGGATTCATGAAAAGTTTCATCTGGAAGTGCTCCGCGCAGGACAGCGTCCAGACTCCAGGACGATCTATCGTAAGGGCACGGACGACCTCGTCGAGGAGTACTCGGCCTTCGGCGCCCGGAACGACGCGGGACGTACCGTTGGCCAGGACATCGGGGACGACGTGACCGTCTGCGGCATCGCCAGCGAGTACTGCGTCCGCGAAAGCGTTCTGGACCTGCTCGAGGCGGGGCGGCACGTGACGGTTCTGGCCGATGCCCTGGGGTGGGTGGACCGGAAGAAACATGAGGAGAACCTGAAGGACCTGGAGAAGAGGGGGGCCGTTCTGCGATGGGTCGGCACGAACCGGGGATGA